From the Vespa velutina chromosome 16, iVesVel2.1, whole genome shotgun sequence genome, one window contains:
- the LOC124954811 gene encoding glycine--tRNA ligase → MRLLSYSLQFANKIVKGQNYTRVCYNKLPIRNFTFTKRLTNFCNWGSNKKHRKVKLQIPANMTDPKVEEVLAPLRASVKEQGDLVRKLKADGAPELDVKKAVAELKLRKKLLEDKEMLLMSDIITFDRSRMEDLLKRRFYLDQSFAIYGGVTGQFDFGPMGCAMKTNLINAWRKFFVLEEQMLEVDCSILTPEPVLKASGHVERFADLMVKDVKTGECFRLDHLIKAHLEKVASDKKTDENTRAECRDIIIKLDGMTKDEMAEIMNKYNMKSPISNNDLTEPIEFNLMFGTQIGPSGLVKGYLRPETAQGIFVNFKRLFAFNQEKLPFAAAQIGNAFRNEISPRSGLIRVREFTMAEIEHFCDPIDKRHPKFETVKDISMLLYSACNQMDGKSAQSITIGEAVSSGLVANETLGYFMARIYLFLLKVGIDEKRLRFRQHMGNEMAHYACDCWDAECLTSYGWIECVGCADRSAYDLTQHTKATGVKLVAEKKLPSPKTVDVCEVVPNKVLIGKTFKKDSKTVQDALANLKINNIESLEKDINNKGDSELKLSNDSSVKITKDMIEVKRYQKTVHVEEIVPSVIEPSFGIGRIMYALFEHNFRAREEDEKRTYFSLPPIIAPLKCSVLPLSGHDDFVPFVKELSQNLTKADVSHKVDDSSGSIGRRYARTDEIAIPFGITVDFDTLKEPHSATLRERDSTGQVRIMLDELPNIIRDLSNGKITWAEVEAKYPKFEQQESTTE, encoded by the exons ATGCGGCTTTTGTCATATAGCTTACAATTCGCAAATAAGATCGTGAAAGGACAGAATTATACACGTGTTTGTTACAACAAATTACCTATTAGAAACTTTACATTTACCAAAAGATTAACCAATTTCTGTAATTGGGgttctaataaaaaacatagaaaagtaaaattacaaattccaGCAAATATGACAGATCCAAAAGTCGAAGAAGTTCTAGCACCGCTTCGTGCAAGTGTCAAGGAACAG ggTGATCTTGTACGTAAATTAAAAGCCGATGGAGCACCAGAATTAGATGTTAAAAAAGCAGTGGCAGAACTCAAACTTCGTAAGAAGTTattagaagataaagaaatgttaCTTATGTCCGATATTATAACGTTTGATAGATCAAGAATGGAGGATTTATTAAAACGTAGATTTTATTTAGATCAGTCTTTTGCAATTTATGGTGGGGTTACTGGACAATTTGATTTTGGTCCTATGGGCTGTGCCATGAagacaaatttaataaatgcatGGAggaaattttttgtattagaAGAACAGATGTTAGAAGTAGATTGTTCTATTTTAACACCTGAACCGGTATTGAAAGCATCGGGACATGTTGAAAGATTTGCAGATCTTATGGTAAAAGATGTAAAAACTGGCGAATGTTTTAGATTggatcatttaattaaagctCATTTAGAGAAAGTAGCTAGTGACAAGAAGACCGATGAGAATACACGTGCAGAATGtagagatattataattaaattagatgGAATGACTAAAGATGAAATGGctgaaataatgaataaatacaatatgaAATCTCCTATTTCTAACAATGACTTAACTGAACCAATTGAATTTAACTTAATGTTTGGGACTCAAATTGGTCCTTCAGGATTAGTAAAAGGTTATTTAAGGCCTGAAACTGCTCAAGGGATTTTTGtgaattttaaaagattatttgCATTTAATCAAGAAAAATTACCATTTGCTGCTGCACAAATTGGGAATGCTTTTAGAAATGAGATATCGCCAAGATCAGGTCTTATCAGAGTCAGAGAATTTACCATGGCAGAAATTGAACACTTTTGTGATCCTATTGATAAGAGACATCCTAAATTTGAAACAGTTAAAGATATAAgtatgttattatattcagCATGTAATCAGATGGATGGGAAAAGCGCACAATCTATTACTATAGGAGAAGCAGTGTCTAGTGGTCTTGTAGCAAATGAAACATTAGGATATTTTATGGCTAGGATTtacttgtttttattaaaggTTGGTATTGATGAAAAAAGATTACGTTTCCGACAACACATGGGCAATGAAATGGCTCATTATGCTTGTGATTGCTGGGACGCAGAATGTCTCACATCTTATGGGTGGATAGAATGTGTAGGTTGTGCTGATCGATCAGCATATGATCTTACACAGCATACTAAAGCTACAGGAGTTAAATTAGTAGCAGAAAAGAAGTTACCATCTCCAAAAACTGTAGATGTTTGTGAAGTGGTACCTAATAAAGTTCTTATTggtaaaacatttaaaaaagatagtaaaaCTGTCCAAGATGCATTggctaatttaaaaataaataatattgaaagtttagaaaaagatattaataataaaggtgATAGTGAATTGAAACTTTCTAATGATTCCTctgtaaaaattacaaaagatatGATAGAAGTAAAAAGATATCAAAAGACTGTTCATGTTGAAGAAATTGTGCCTTCAGTAATAGAACCATCTTTTGGTATTGGCCGTATCATGTACGCTCTCTTCGAACATAATTTTAGAgcaagagaagaagatgaaaaacgAACGTATTTCAGTTTACCACCAATTATTGCACCATTAAAGTGTTCAGTATTACCTTTGAGTGGACATGATGACTTTGTACCATTTGTGAAGGAATTGT cTCAAAATCTTACTAAAGCTGATGTATCACATAAGGTGGATGATTCTTCTGGCAGTATTGGTCGTAGATACGCTCGCACAGATGAGATTGCAATACCATTTGGTATAACTGTAGATTTTGATACTTTAAAAGAACCGCACAGTGCTACtcttagagaaagagatagtacTGGGCAAGTTAGAATaatg ttGGATGAACTTCCTAATATAATTAGGGATCTTTCAAATGGAAAGATTACTTGGGCAGAAGTCGAAGCAAAATACCCTAAATTTGAACAACAAGAATCTACTACTGAATAA